TGGAGTCGCCCTTGGCCTCAAGGGCGGCCTCCAGGGTGGGGGCCCGGTCGAAGTGGTCCTCCATGGCCTTCTTGTTCTGGCCGGTGATCATCAGGATGTCATCCAGCCCGGCCCGGGAGCCCTCCGCGACCACATACTGGATGGCGGGCTCGTCCACTACGGGCAGCATCTCCTTGGGCATCGCCTTGGTGGCGGGCAGGAAACGCGTACCGAGTCCGGCAGCTGGAATAACGGCTTTGCGAATCTTTGACGTGGAGCTCATGAGCACACCATACCCCGCGGGATCAGCGCCTTCCGGGAGATTTCTGAACGATCTGCGTCTCGTCAGGCACTTCCTGCGAGACGGTGATGGACCGCGCGCGGGACGAACTCGGAGACGTCCCCGCCGAGGCTGTGCACCTCTTTGACCAGGGTGGAGGACAGGTGAGAATGCCGGCCGTCCGCTGCCAGGAAGATGGTCTCCAGTCCTGCGAGGTGGCGATTCATCGTCGCCATGGACGCCTCATAGCTGTAGTCCTGAGGCCCGCGCAGGCCCTTCACCACCGCGCTGGCACCCACCTCCTTGCAGAAA
The sequence above is drawn from the Nesterenkonia populi genome and encodes:
- the coaD gene encoding pantetheine-phosphate adenylyltransferase; translated protein: MYSAVCPGTFDPLHNGHVEVIARAANLFDEVVVAVATNSSKRPLLDQEARLEMASQTFGYLRGVSVKPLPSGILLTDFCKEVGASAVVKGLRGPQDYSYEASMATMNRHLAGLETIFLAADGRHSHLSSTLVKEVHSLGGDVSEFVPRAVHHRLAGSA